The nucleotide sequence GTCGCCGACGCCTGCCAGGTCGGCCCCTTCGCGCATCTGCGCCCGAGCGCGACCCTGCGTAGGGGCGCCAGGGCGGGCGCTTTCGTGGAGATCAAGGGCTCGGAGATCGGCGAGGGGGCCAAGGTCCCGCACCTGGCCTACGTCGGCGACGCGGAGGTCGGTGCCGACGCCAACGTTGGGGCCGGAACGGTCACCGTCAACTACGACGGCTTTCGCAAGCACCGGACGAAGATTGGGGAACGTGCGCGAATCGGGTCCGACACCATGTTGGTCGCGCCCGTGAGTGTCGGCGATGACGCTTACACTGGGGCCGGCTCGGTGATCACCGAGGACGTCCCACCCGGGGCGCTCGGGATCGAACGGGCAGAGCAGCGCAACGTCGAGGGATACGCCGAGGAGCGGGCAAGGAAAGCGAAGGCCGAGGAATCATGAGCACGCTCGAAGAGCGCCCCCGTCTGGTCAGCTCGATCCCGCAGGACTACACCAAGCGGCTGATGGTGTTCGGCGGCCGAGCCTCGATGGAATTGGCCGCGAAGATCGCGGGCCACCTCGACGTCGACCTCGGCGAGGTGGATCTGCGCACGTTTGCCAACGGCGAGGTCTACTGCCGCTACGAGGAGTCGATTCGCGGGGCCGACGTGTTCATCGTCCAGTCGACGGCGGCGAACGAGGCGCACGGCATGACCCCCAATGACGCCCTCGCCGAGCTCCTGATGATGATCGACGCCGCTCAGGGTGCCTCGGCGCACCGGATCATCGCCGTGATGCCGTGGTACGGCTACGCCCGGCAGGACAAGAAATCGGCGCCACGCGAGCCGATTTCGTCACGAGTCGTCGCCAAGTGCCTCGAGGGCGTTGGCGTGGACCGGGTGCTGACGATGGACCTCCACGCCGGGCAGATCCAGGGCTTCTTCCACGTCCCCGTCGACCACATGACCGCGATGCCGATGCTCACGCAGTGGTTCATCGACCAGGCGGTCACCGAGGAGCTCGTGATCGTCTCGCCCGATGCCGGACGGGTGAAGATGGCGCGCAACTTCGCCCGCAAGGTCGGATGTCACTGGGCGGTGATGGAGAAGGAGCGCCCCGCCCAGCAGGTCGCCGAGATCGGCTACGTGGTCGGCGAGGTCCATGGCAAGACCGCCGTGC is from Solirubrobacterales bacterium and encodes:
- a CDS encoding ribose-phosphate pyrophosphokinase translates to MSTLEERPRLVSSIPQDYTKRLMVFGGRASMELAAKIAGHLDVDLGEVDLRTFANGEVYCRYEESIRGADVFIVQSTAANEAHGMTPNDALAELLMMIDAAQGASAHRIIAVMPWYGYARQDKKSAPREPISSRVVAKCLEGVGVDRVLTMDLHAGQIQGFFHVPVDHMTAMPMLTQWFIDQAVTEELVIVSPDAGRVKMARNFARKVGCHWAVMEKERPAQQVAEIGYVVGEVHGKTAVLVDDMIDTAGTLAAAARTVLEEGAARVIAAATHGVFSAPAYERLAYENSGLEQIVVTDTIPLRPGAPDNITVLSTAQTLADSMRRIFADDSVSEIFAGENQLF